A single Pedobacter sp. PACM 27299 DNA region contains:
- a CDS encoding sugar porter family MFS transporter, producing the protein MEPIVYKRNLLLMVCCIAALGGVLFGFDMAVISGVLPFVQKQFNLSAVQEGWFVSSALLGCIIGVAISGELGDRLGRKKLLMLSAILFLIGAVGCTWAPTFSLMVTARILAGIGIGIASNIVPLYISEIAPTKIRGRLVTCYQLAVTLGILVAYLSNAAILKYSLAWSADSSNSPFHFLFVEEAWRGMFSIGIIPAVLFMAGLFFVPESPRWLIQNGREVQGLQLLKELVGEKEAIEDADKLKKNQGAGKGSYKELWSPRLRRALILGLFLPLFSQFSGINAIIYYGPSILTSAGISLSNSFQSQVIFGLANMLFTLIAVWKVDALGRRPLYLIGTVGATISLFVTGLCFYNHATHSVFLLIAVLAFLASFAFSIGPLKFVVASEIFPARIRGRAMALSIMVMWIADTIVGQLTPIFLQELGTAYTFWIFSAFCLAAFITVYFLLPETKGKSLEDIENNMV; encoded by the coding sequence ATGGAACCGATCGTATATAAAAGAAATCTTCTCCTAATGGTCTGCTGCATTGCAGCATTAGGAGGAGTACTGTTTGGCTTTGACATGGCGGTAATTTCCGGTGTATTGCCTTTTGTACAAAAGCAATTTAACCTCAGCGCCGTACAGGAAGGATGGTTTGTTTCCTCCGCACTACTGGGCTGTATCATTGGTGTGGCCATTTCTGGCGAATTGGGAGACCGCCTTGGACGTAAGAAATTATTGATGCTTTCGGCGATTCTATTTTTAATAGGCGCAGTAGGCTGTACCTGGGCTCCCACATTTTCCTTGATGGTGACTGCAAGGATATTGGCGGGAATCGGGATCGGAATTGCCTCTAACATTGTTCCACTCTATATCTCGGAAATTGCACCCACAAAAATCAGAGGGCGATTGGTGACCTGTTATCAGCTCGCAGTTACGCTGGGGATTTTGGTGGCTTATTTGAGTAATGCCGCGATTCTAAAGTATTCATTAGCGTGGTCTGCTGATAGCAGCAATTCCCCATTTCATTTTCTCTTTGTGGAAGAAGCCTGGAGAGGAATGTTCAGTATTGGTATCATTCCCGCCGTGCTATTTATGGCAGGCTTGTTCTTTGTGCCGGAAAGCCCAAGATGGCTCATTCAAAATGGACGGGAAGTACAAGGTTTACAATTACTGAAAGAATTAGTCGGTGAAAAAGAAGCTATAGAGGATGCAGATAAACTAAAGAAGAATCAGGGAGCAGGTAAAGGTTCCTACAAAGAATTATGGTCGCCACGCCTGCGCCGCGCATTAATTCTGGGTTTATTCTTACCCCTGTTTTCTCAGTTTAGTGGTATCAATGCCATTATTTACTATGGCCCCAGTATCCTGACCAGTGCAGGAATCAGCCTGAGTAACTCTTTCCAAAGTCAGGTGATTTTTGGCCTGGCAAACATGCTGTTTACCCTAATTGCAGTCTGGAAAGTCGATGCTTTAGGCCGCAGACCACTATATCTGATTGGTACAGTCGGTGCCACAATTAGCTTATTTGTTACAGGATTATGCTTCTATAACCATGCAACGCATAGCGTATTTCTGTTAATCGCAGTTCTTGCTTTTCTAGCCAGTTTCGCATTTTCTATTGGCCCTTTAAAATTCGTAGTGGCTTCCGAAATCTTTCCTGCAAGGATCCGTGGCCGGGCAATGGCCTTGAGCATCATGGTAATGTGGATTGCAGATACGATCGTAGGTCAATTGACCCCCATTTTTCTCCAGGAATTAGGTACCGCCTACACTTTCTGGATATTCTCCGCCTTTTGTCTCGCGGCCTTTATTACCGTTTACTTTTTACTGCCCGAAACTAAAGGGAAATCATTAGAAGACATAGAAAATAACATGGTCTGA
- a CDS encoding RagB/SusD family nutrient uptake outer membrane protein codes for MKPTIISLLLVMMLSTSCKKFLDEVPRDEISSGQYFQNPKHAENAVNALYRSGAPQMYESNLGAYSGSRMMFGPYMSGYIDNEYKGQEIHVQYAQNMTLNGTNLSSYLQGIWSSMYTGISRANNAIKYIPVTPGLSAEKAKQLSAEARFFRAYGYFQLVRMYGGVPLITEPYENISNMDVAKSTVEQVYNLITSDLESAVNDGGLPDVAMLNNGARITKGAAATLLADVYLTMSGFPLKKDMYAKAALNARLVINSNKYSLTTHNVDANGNVIPASSAYNKLRLADNSVNEYIYYYEFAVGISTSAYASWSLPATATSETKFAITVNTYGPTAKFLLGYNKTQDLRIQEKQFFHSSLIKSNGTTLNFATAPYIWQDEEATFKTATSGKDQPIYTYSDPLLIAAEAIAMAEGVTSEAVGYLAQVRGRAYWKDDITAIKTQLSQLSKDDFIKEVWKERYRELVFEGRIWFDIQRTRLFPVPASDGSGNILFEPVIGHANNFGATIQEKNLLFPIATDELQRNGKLVQNPGY; via the coding sequence ATGAAACCTACAATCATAAGTTTATTATTAGTCATGATGCTCAGTACATCATGTAAAAAGTTCCTGGATGAAGTGCCAAGGGACGAAATTTCCAGCGGCCAGTATTTTCAGAATCCTAAACATGCCGAAAATGCAGTAAATGCACTATACAGAAGTGGTGCGCCGCAAATGTATGAATCAAATCTGGGCGCCTACTCTGGCTCAAGAATGATGTTTGGTCCTTATATGTCGGGCTATATCGACAATGAGTATAAAGGGCAGGAGATTCATGTGCAGTATGCGCAGAACATGACTTTAAACGGAACCAATCTTTCTTCTTACCTGCAGGGAATATGGAGCAGCATGTATACTGGAATTTCCAGAGCCAATAATGCCATTAAATACATTCCTGTAACGCCAGGACTTTCCGCGGAAAAAGCAAAACAGCTTTCTGCTGAAGCCAGGTTCTTCAGAGCTTATGGTTACTTTCAATTGGTACGGATGTATGGAGGCGTTCCTTTAATCACAGAGCCTTACGAAAATATCAGCAATATGGACGTAGCAAAAAGCACAGTAGAACAGGTTTACAATTTAATTACCTCCGATCTGGAGTCTGCGGTAAATGATGGTGGACTGCCGGATGTGGCGATGTTGAACAATGGCGCACGCATTACTAAAGGCGCAGCAGCTACTTTACTGGCAGATGTGTATTTGACAATGAGCGGTTTTCCTTTGAAAAAGGACATGTATGCAAAGGCGGCATTAAACGCCAGACTGGTCATCAATTCAAATAAATACAGTTTGACCACACATAATGTGGATGCCAATGGAAATGTGATCCCTGCTAGCTCTGCGTATAATAAGCTGCGATTAGCCGATAATTCAGTCAATGAATACATCTATTACTATGAATTTGCAGTTGGAATCTCTACTTCAGCCTATGCTTCCTGGTCATTGCCAGCCACAGCAACCTCAGAAACTAAATTTGCAATTACCGTCAATACTTACGGGCCAACGGCCAAATTCTTACTAGGTTACAATAAAACCCAGGACTTAAGAATTCAGGAAAAACAGTTCTTTCATTCTTCCCTGATCAAAAGCAATGGAACTACTTTGAACTTTGCAACAGCCCCTTATATTTGGCAGGATGAAGAAGCCACTTTTAAGACGGCAACTTCTGGGAAAGATCAGCCTATTTACACTTATTCAGACCCATTGCTGATCGCAGCAGAAGCAATTGCAATGGCTGAAGGTGTGACTAGCGAAGCAGTAGGTTACTTGGCGCAGGTTAGAGGCAGAGCGTATTGGAAAGATGATATAACAGCAATTAAAACACAGCTTTCCCAGCTTTCTAAAGATGACTTCATCAAGGAAGTTTGGAAAGAACGTTACAGAGAATTGGTATTTGAAGGCAGGATCTGGTTTGATATCCAGCGGACCAGGTTATTTCCTGTTCCGGCAAGTGATGGCTCTGGAAACATTTTGTTTGAACCGGTGATTGGTCATGCAAATAATTTTGGTGCCACCATCCAGGAGAAAAATCTGCTCTTTCCAATCGCTACAGATGAGTTACAGCGTAACGGAAAACTGGTTCAAAACCCAGGTTATTAA
- a CDS encoding DUF6266 family protein gives MLNGQPVVRLIGKKGKPSTLQLANYQSMAVTTKLLSRMGSFIKLGYGLQAKGTVYNAHNLATSYHKKQALTGDYHNIKVDYFKVKLSQGVMPETADVKISKVTGGLEISWDPSYNEDLQHNDSVMVMICCPETGADKEYLNIARRSEGKCFIPLQEEVLNQQIEPYIAFISADGTMVSDSIYLGNLNGRGKNEAQKQEEEKYQQVKTRFDQVAVSYSAQMEAHYGNRPRTKAFKFLEKEYDTLKNQLKHLPGKPG, from the coding sequence ATGCTGAATGGACAGCCTGTAGTACGCTTAATCGGCAAAAAAGGCAAACCAAGTACACTTCAGCTGGCCAATTACCAAAGCATGGCGGTGACCACCAAACTGCTCAGCAGAATGGGTAGTTTTATCAAACTCGGTTATGGTTTACAGGCAAAGGGAACAGTATATAACGCACACAACTTAGCAACCTCCTACCATAAAAAACAGGCTTTAACAGGCGATTACCACAATATTAAGGTGGATTACTTCAAAGTAAAACTGAGCCAGGGTGTGATGCCAGAGACTGCTGATGTAAAGATCAGCAAGGTTACCGGCGGACTAGAAATTAGCTGGGACCCTAGCTATAACGAAGATTTACAACATAACGACAGTGTAATGGTGATGATTTGCTGCCCGGAAACCGGAGCCGATAAAGAATATCTGAACATTGCCAGACGATCGGAAGGAAAATGTTTCATTCCTCTGCAGGAAGAAGTCCTGAATCAACAAATAGAGCCCTATATTGCCTTTATTTCTGCGGATGGAACAATGGTGTCCGACAGTATTTACCTGGGTAACCTGAACGGTCGGGGTAAAAATGAAGCACAAAAACAAGAAGAAGAAAAATACCAGCAGGTAAAAACAAGGTTTGACCAGGTCGCAGTCAGTTATTCCGCTCAAATGGAGGCACATTACGGCAATCGTCCAAGGACTAAAGCCTTTAAATTTTTGGAAAAAGAGTATGATACACTTAAAAATCAATTGAAACACTTACCCGGAAAGCCAGGTTAA
- a CDS encoding GH92 family glycosyl hydrolase, with protein sequence MIKKSAILMFICCWITSVVSAQQKTIWEIGKSDHSSAGMALAPSDYAHFLASDFGWEDRFYLVGYSDAAKEWPYALPGPADEWGGTGNTSGIRSQVLNILFGLGNVAGNSKGTLMIELLDYKGNLPPLVKVTVNGKASTTQLPVRPHQEGSLKGDLTNAKSYKLSIPVENLRNGGNEIQLTSLSGSWLIFDQVKLEGPSGLQVVKPGEVYIRQVKAANYLIRKKEQNFQPLVLDVNHLQGKPVLVVKLDRKQIFKEQLDTSRYEFEVPMPAVTKPRNSEYEILVNGRVVQKGKVKRSPQKIASPADYVDTKLGSAHSRWMIAPGPWMPFGMVKLSPDNQNSGWMGGYDPTFESIGTFSHIHEWTMAGLGMMPTSGALQIKMGDQHNTSGGYRSAIDKSTEETPLGVYKVMLKDYQIQAELTATTRASFQRYTYPKGENSRVMIDLMIPAEYSYELKEVTLKKVSDYRIEGSSKQFTKDAWSGGVNQDYTVHFVMEFDRPIKKYGTWTNGSIAGTDIIGAKDLKDAGAFVEFDTRENQAVQVRTGISLVSLESAGKNLSEEITKPFGWSFAKVVDAQKVSWNNWFGRLEISSNDKREKMRFYSNMFRALASRNTWSDVDGSWVDASKRVQQLKDPEALALGCDAFWNTFWNLNQFWNLATPEWSSKWVKSQLAMYDANGWLSKGPAGMNYVPVMVAEHEIPLIVGAYQMGIRDFDAQKAFKAVYKMQTTPAKKVGTAGFAGNEDLEPYLKYKFVPYDKGRFSNTLEYAYDDWTVGQFAKALGKDKEYKEFQGRSGYWKNVLDPTTGYARLKKSDGSWFPDFDPFKSGANEHYVEGNAWQLTYFVPQDIPGLIHKIGKDRFTDRLSWGFGESYKLRFNAPGDQYWDYPVIQGNQQSMHFAYLFNWAEKPWLTQKWSRSILDRFYGYGPANAYLGDEDQGQMSAWFIMNAIGLFQTDGGASVNPIYEIGSPIFPKVTIHLNELYGRGESFTIEAANASRANKYVQSATLNGKALNSFWFPAAELLKGGKLTLEMGEHPNENWGVQHPPSAQ encoded by the coding sequence ATGATAAAGAAAAGCGCAATATTGATGTTTATTTGCTGTTGGATCACCAGTGTGGTTTCCGCACAGCAAAAAACGATCTGGGAAATAGGGAAGTCTGATCATAGCAGTGCTGGTATGGCGCTTGCCCCCTCAGATTATGCTCATTTCTTAGCATCAGATTTTGGATGGGAAGACCGTTTTTACCTGGTCGGTTATTCGGATGCCGCCAAAGAATGGCCTTATGCCCTGCCAGGACCTGCAGATGAATGGGGTGGAACGGGAAATACTTCCGGTATCCGGTCGCAGGTGTTAAATATTCTATTTGGCTTGGGAAATGTCGCTGGAAACAGCAAAGGAACCCTGATGATTGAGCTATTGGATTATAAAGGCAATTTGCCGCCACTGGTTAAGGTAACCGTAAATGGAAAAGCCAGCACCACCCAGCTGCCGGTAAGACCGCATCAAGAAGGTTCCCTGAAAGGTGATTTAACCAACGCTAAATCCTATAAATTGTCGATTCCAGTTGAAAACCTGAGGAACGGAGGAAACGAAATTCAGCTGACTTCACTTTCTGGTTCCTGGCTGATTTTTGATCAGGTGAAGCTGGAAGGGCCTTCAGGTTTGCAGGTGGTAAAACCCGGCGAGGTTTATATTCGTCAGGTAAAAGCGGCAAACTATCTGATCAGGAAAAAGGAGCAAAATTTCCAGCCATTGGTGCTGGATGTAAATCATTTGCAGGGAAAACCTGTACTTGTAGTAAAACTCGACCGCAAACAGATTTTTAAGGAGCAATTGGATACCTCAAGATACGAATTTGAAGTGCCTATGCCTGCGGTGACTAAGCCCAGAAATAGTGAGTATGAAATTCTCGTAAATGGTCGTGTAGTTCAGAAAGGGAAAGTAAAGCGTTCTCCTCAAAAAATAGCTAGCCCTGCTGATTATGTAGATACGAAACTAGGTTCGGCACATTCCAGGTGGATGATTGCCCCAGGGCCCTGGATGCCTTTTGGAATGGTGAAATTAAGCCCTGATAATCAGAATTCTGGTTGGATGGGGGGCTATGATCCCACTTTCGAAAGCATTGGTACCTTTAGTCACATTCATGAATGGACGATGGCCGGTTTGGGCATGATGCCCACCAGCGGAGCATTACAGATCAAGATGGGCGATCAGCACAATACTTCCGGCGGATACCGATCTGCAATTGATAAAAGTACAGAAGAAACACCGCTAGGGGTGTATAAAGTGATGCTGAAAGATTATCAGATTCAGGCAGAACTTACCGCAACCACCAGGGCGAGTTTCCAGCGCTACACCTATCCTAAGGGAGAAAATTCCAGGGTAATGATCGACTTAATGATCCCTGCGGAATATAGTTATGAACTGAAAGAGGTTACGCTTAAAAAGGTAAGTGATTACCGTATTGAAGGATCCAGCAAGCAGTTTACAAAAGACGCCTGGTCTGGCGGGGTAAACCAGGATTATACGGTTCATTTTGTAATGGAATTCGACCGCCCGATTAAAAAATATGGGACCTGGACAAATGGCAGTATTGCCGGAACAGACATTATAGGGGCAAAAGATTTAAAAGATGCCGGTGCCTTCGTCGAATTTGACACGAGGGAAAACCAGGCCGTACAGGTAAGAACAGGGATTTCTTTGGTCAGCCTGGAAAGTGCGGGGAAGAATTTATCAGAAGAAATTACGAAGCCCTTTGGCTGGAGCTTTGCCAAAGTCGTAGACGCTCAGAAAGTAAGCTGGAACAACTGGTTTGGCCGATTGGAAATCAGCAGTAACGACAAAAGGGAAAAGATGCGCTTTTATAGCAATATGTTCCGGGCTTTGGCCAGCAGAAATACCTGGAGTGATGTAGATGGAAGCTGGGTAGATGCTTCAAAACGAGTGCAGCAGTTAAAAGATCCGGAAGCATTAGCCCTGGGCTGCGATGCTTTCTGGAATACTTTCTGGAACCTGAATCAATTCTGGAACCTGGCTACCCCAGAATGGTCCTCCAAATGGGTAAAGTCGCAATTGGCGATGTATGATGCCAATGGCTGGCTTTCTAAAGGCCCTGCCGGAATGAACTATGTTCCGGTCATGGTGGCTGAACATGAGATTCCTTTAATAGTAGGTGCATACCAAATGGGGATTCGTGATTTTGACGCGCAGAAGGCTTTTAAAGCGGTCTATAAAATGCAGACGACACCCGCTAAAAAGGTGGGGACTGCTGGTTTTGCAGGTAATGAAGACCTGGAACCTTACCTGAAATATAAATTTGTGCCTTACGACAAAGGTCGTTTTTCCAATACGTTAGAATATGCCTATGACGATTGGACAGTTGGACAGTTCGCGAAGGCACTAGGAAAAGATAAAGAATATAAAGAGTTCCAGGGCCGTTCTGGTTACTGGAAAAATGTGCTCGATCCAACAACAGGATATGCACGTCTGAAGAAATCTGATGGCAGCTGGTTTCCGGATTTCGATCCATTTAAATCCGGTGCCAACGAGCATTATGTGGAAGGCAATGCCTGGCAGCTGACCTATTTTGTGCCGCAGGATATTCCTGGATTGATTCATAAGATAGGTAAAGATCGTTTTACAGACCGCTTGTCTTGGGGATTTGGAGAAAGTTATAAACTTCGCTTTAATGCGCCAGGAGATCAATACTGGGATTATCCGGTGATCCAGGGCAACCAGCAATCGATGCATTTTGCCTACCTGTTTAATTGGGCAGAAAAGCCATGGTTAACCCAAAAGTGGAGCCGTTCTATTCTGGACCGTTTCTATGGCTACGGACCGGCAAATGCTTATTTGGGCGACGAAGATCAGGGGCAAATGAGTGCCTGGTTTATCATGAATGCCATTGGCCTCTTTCAAACAGACGGAGGAGCAAGTGTCAATCCGATCTATGAAATCGGAAGCCCGATCTTCCCGAAGGTCACCATTCACCTGAATGAATTGTATGGCAGAGGGGAAAGCTTTACCATTGAAGCCGCCAATGCCTCGAGAGCTAATAAATATGTACAATCTGCTACATTAAATGGCAAAGCCTTAAATTCCTTCTGGTTTCCTGCAGCAGAATTGCTAAAAGGAGGGAAACTGACCTTGGAAATGGGGGAACATCCTAATGAAAACTGGGGGGTTCAGCATCCTCCATCAGCACAATAA
- a CDS encoding SusC/RagA family TonB-linked outer membrane protein, with translation MKRMFIFLMSFLIYLGGGSPGYAQTPQGIVVKGVVYEAANRSVSLPGVGVMLKGGNKKTVTNANGTFQIEVPSANSTLIFSYIGMQNQEVKVPESGQLNVYMTADNQALDEVVVTGYGTQRKSDVTGSVAVITGKDLLNAPVNNALQGLKGKVAGVNVFLNSGSPTGSPKVLIRGLGTINSSSSPLYVVDGVVMEDVQFLNPNDIDRMEVLKDASSTAIYGARGANGVILVTTKRGATTEGVTVGYDGYLSVGVLPKKLEVLNSAEFLQVIQKGFENYSKYNPTGTPPVFSKSDPRLFDANGNPLYDTDWQEEATRTAFSNNHQLSILGKSEKSSFGAFMNYGRTEGIMLNSWLDRINSKIVYDAKPKKWLSLGLNLLVNSTKANETQEDGGDQSPRRSMLEMPSIFPVKFPDGSWSNSSMITDPYSLESIANPVHVLSTQDRLRKRNQLFGNTYLTFHIIPGLDLRTQFGFDKRDNLFQNYSPTDLINISAPLGSASVDNQHSFYWQEETYLNYNKQLGDHRINAVLGLSWQERTADNTAVSAQGFSDDFFRFNSIQSASQPGAPTSSFDRWSMNSYFLRGSYSYKDKYLLTVTGRVDGSSRFGKNNKYGVFPSLGLGWIVSKENFLSGVESIDELKLRASYGVTGNTEIPTYQSLGTISSETTLLNGTRVSQSFVNRLPNPNLEWEKTKQFDAGFDLSLFKSRLRFSADYYHKLTTDLLLDRPVPTSTGFAAVRDNIGSVLNTGVEVLLSGSPVVTPDFRWETTLNFSYNKNRIEALGANNEDIFPGPGFVSGSQTILRVGESLSSFYGYKRLGTWGTDEAAEAALVGAVPGTAKRSTERGVIGKGLPDWNGSFINTFRYKNLDLNIEMQFVAGVDILQQFLHSTEDRTGYSNGFKSTLYDSWTPQNQNTMIQQIRNGPYSGQSSEVDDHWVANGSYIRASAITLGYNLSPEQMGRLKLKSMRFYVSVQNAFLIKSKSFKGYDPEATSYGDNQWGQNIYFHQYPKPRTFTLGASFQF, from the coding sequence ATGAAAAGAATGTTTATTTTTTTAATGTCCTTCCTGATCTATTTAGGAGGAGGCAGCCCTGGCTATGCGCAAACTCCGCAGGGCATCGTCGTAAAAGGAGTTGTTTATGAAGCGGCCAATCGTTCTGTAAGCTTACCCGGAGTAGGAGTGATGCTAAAAGGCGGTAATAAAAAAACCGTTACTAATGCAAATGGAACGTTCCAAATCGAAGTGCCTTCTGCAAATTCTACCTTGATATTCAGCTATATCGGGATGCAGAATCAGGAAGTTAAAGTTCCTGAAAGCGGACAGTTAAACGTATACATGACGGCTGATAATCAGGCTTTGGACGAAGTCGTAGTAACAGGCTATGGCACACAGCGAAAATCTGATGTGACCGGCTCTGTGGCTGTAATCACTGGAAAAGACCTCCTGAATGCGCCTGTAAATAATGCCCTGCAAGGTTTAAAAGGTAAGGTCGCAGGGGTAAACGTGTTCCTGAATTCAGGATCTCCAACAGGCAGTCCAAAAGTGCTGATCAGAGGTCTGGGAACCATCAATTCCTCTTCAAGCCCTTTGTATGTGGTGGATGGAGTAGTGATGGAAGATGTACAATTCCTGAATCCAAATGATATTGACCGCATGGAAGTGCTGAAAGATGCCTCTTCAACCGCAATTTATGGTGCCCGTGGTGCGAACGGAGTGATCCTGGTGACCACCAAGCGTGGTGCCACAACTGAAGGCGTAACCGTAGGTTATGACGGCTACCTCAGCGTCGGCGTATTGCCTAAAAAACTGGAAGTATTGAACTCAGCCGAGTTTTTACAAGTGATCCAAAAAGGTTTCGAAAACTACAGTAAATACAATCCAACAGGAACACCACCAGTGTTTTCAAAATCTGATCCCCGATTATTTGATGCAAATGGCAACCCATTGTATGATACGGATTGGCAGGAGGAAGCGACACGTACGGCATTCTCCAACAACCACCAGTTGAGCATATTAGGGAAATCTGAAAAGTCCTCTTTTGGTGCATTTATGAACTATGGCAGAACGGAAGGGATTATGCTCAACAGCTGGCTGGATCGGATCAATTCCAAAATTGTATACGATGCAAAGCCTAAAAAATGGCTTTCCCTGGGTTTAAATTTATTGGTCAACAGTACCAAAGCAAATGAAACTCAGGAAGACGGCGGAGACCAGTCGCCAAGACGGTCGATGCTGGAAATGCCTTCTATATTCCCAGTGAAGTTTCCAGACGGTAGCTGGTCAAACAGCAGCATGATCACGGATCCTTATTCTCTGGAGTCGATTGCGAATCCGGTACATGTATTATCCACACAAGACCGATTGAGAAAAAGGAACCAATTGTTCGGGAATACCTACCTGACTTTTCACATCATCCCAGGTCTGGACTTGCGGACCCAATTTGGATTTGACAAAAGAGATAACCTATTCCAAAACTACAGTCCGACGGACTTAATCAATATTTCTGCTCCTTTAGGCTCTGCGTCTGTTGACAATCAGCATTCCTTTTACTGGCAGGAAGAGACTTATTTAAATTACAACAAACAATTAGGAGATCACCGGATCAATGCGGTGCTGGGATTAAGCTGGCAGGAAAGAACGGCAGACAATACCGCCGTTTCTGCTCAGGGTTTTTCTGATGACTTTTTCAGGTTCAACAGCATACAATCTGCCAGTCAGCCAGGAGCGCCAACCTCTTCTTTTGACCGCTGGAGTATGAACTCTTACTTCCTGAGAGGTAGCTATAGCTATAAAGACAAGTACCTGCTCACCGTTACCGGTCGTGTGGATGGCTCTTCCCGTTTTGGAAAAAACAATAAATATGGCGTATTCCCATCCTTAGGATTAGGCTGGATCGTGTCTAAAGAAAATTTCCTTAGCGGAGTGGAATCTATCGATGAATTGAAGCTGCGCGCAAGTTATGGGGTAACGGGAAATACCGAAATTCCTACTTATCAATCTTTAGGAACGATTTCATCTGAAACCACCTTGCTCAATGGCACCAGGGTATCTCAAAGCTTCGTGAACCGACTTCCGAATCCAAATTTAGAATGGGAGAAAACAAAACAGTTTGATGCCGGATTCGACCTTTCTTTATTTAAAAGCAGGTTAAGGTTCAGCGCTGATTATTACCATAAACTCACTACAGATTTACTGTTAGACCGACCAGTACCTACTTCTACCGGATTTGCTGCGGTTAGAGATAATATCGGCTCTGTATTGAATACAGGAGTAGAGGTACTGTTGAGTGGCAGCCCTGTCGTAACACCAGATTTCAGATGGGAAACTACATTGAATTTTAGTTACAACAAGAATAGAATCGAGGCCTTAGGTGCCAATAATGAAGACATATTTCCAGGACCAGGTTTTGTTTCCGGCAGTCAGACCATCCTGCGTGTTGGCGAAAGTCTGAGTTCATTCTATGGCTATAAGCGACTTGGAACCTGGGGTACAGATGAAGCCGCAGAAGCTGCACTGGTAGGTGCTGTTCCAGGCACCGCTAAACGCAGTACGGAACGTGGTGTAATTGGTAAAGGTTTGCCAGATTGGAACGGAAGTTTCATCAACACCTTCCGCTACAAAAACCTGGATTTAAATATCGAAATGCAGTTTGTGGCTGGCGTAGATATCCTACAGCAGTTTCTTCACTCTACGGAGGATAGAACAGGGTATTCAAATGGTTTCAAATCGACGCTGTATGACAGCTGGACACCACAAAACCAAAATACCATGATTCAGCAGATCCGTAATGGTCCTTATTCTGGTCAGAGCAGTGAAGTAGACGACCATTGGGTGGCTAATGGATCATACATCCGCGCCAGTGCAATTACCTTAGGCTATAACCTTAGTCCAGAGCAAATGGGCAGACTTAAGTTAAAAAGCATGCGCTTTTATGTAAGTGTTCAGAACGCCTTCTTAATTAAATCGAAATCCTTTAAAGGATATGATCCGGAAGCGACTTCTTATGGTGATAACCAATGGGGACAAAATATCTATTTCCACCAATATCCTAAACCCCGAACTTTTACATTGGGCGCTAGTTTCCAGTTTTAA
- a CDS encoding DMT family transporter has translation MMFTAIILCGLGYAEGAKLSRTLGGWQVISWALVLSLPVTAPLTIFFRPESFAEISLEAWLCLAYVGFFSMFIGFIFWYRGLAQGGIATVGQLQLLQPLFGLSLAATLLKEQVSIGMLVITVGVILCVAGTKKFAR, from the coding sequence ATGATGTTCACTGCCATCATTTTATGCGGACTCGGTTATGCGGAAGGAGCAAAACTATCCAGGACATTAGGCGGATGGCAGGTCATTTCCTGGGCATTAGTGCTGTCCCTGCCTGTCACTGCTCCGCTAACCATCTTCTTCCGTCCTGAATCATTTGCGGAAATCAGTCTGGAAGCCTGGCTTTGCTTAGCCTATGTTGGTTTTTTCAGTATGTTTATTGGTTTTATATTTTGGTATCGTGGATTGGCTCAGGGTGGGATTGCTACCGTTGGACAGTTGCAGCTTTTACAACCGCTTTTTGGTTTAAGTTTAGCGGCTACCTTACTAAAGGAGCAGGTGAGCATCGGTATGTTAGTCATCACTGTAGGT